The Ferviditalea candida genome window below encodes:
- a CDS encoding chemotaxis protein CheW → MDGRIEPPNVDSWRAFQADWTECLKDLEIQILKLEVQHQDSELIEDLCDRMHRMKRGASYAGFIPVRMIAYEMETAFDAIRGKTMEVRSELIDSLLFAADILSRCANEFTAAEQWNEAAAKLRDIAAVCIRKKENEAVRTGSTLSDSTPKSREQYLYDAYELIDHMINESFMNLDRDENDREALGELIRTVHGLKRVVEGFCSALSTENLHAAAFNEVYHLLERFDILLNLLTDRKQAFTKDRLTLAYEITDYLKSSMESAALENGASTLHADMLEKINDEISFLTALPQSESESGMPYVPPNNEPPESASKSSMPQSIRVNQDKLDKMMNMISELLIAKNAFIHLSAKLNAEYDLPELSKDMKEVGFAVNRISDELQNTIMSIRMIEVKTIFQKMPRIIRDVAQLTGKKMELVMVGENTEIDKTILEQISDPIVHLIRNAADHGIESAEERLGKGKSETGKITLRAYNRDKHVYIEIEDDGKGIDAAVLKRKALERGFISAENADKMSPHQLMHLIFLPGFSTAGQITEVSGRGVGMDIVKSNIEKINGSITIHSEVGKGTKMVIHLPLTLAISRGLIVSAAEETYIFPIDHISETVKINRNDLHEFDGKYFASHKGEVIGIEWLSKLFLLETDMQTNHEELNAVVISNGAEKFGVIVDKLKNEQEFVMKTLNGNLAGIPGISGSTLLGNGQVVLIVNPVDLIQLAKK, encoded by the coding sequence GGATTCGGAATTGATCGAGGATTTGTGCGACAGAATGCATCGCATGAAACGAGGAGCCTCCTATGCCGGATTCATTCCGGTCAGAATGATTGCTTACGAGATGGAGACCGCTTTTGACGCAATCCGCGGGAAAACAATGGAAGTCCGTTCGGAGCTTATCGACAGTTTGTTGTTTGCCGCCGACATTCTCAGCCGCTGCGCGAATGAGTTTACGGCCGCGGAACAGTGGAATGAAGCCGCTGCCAAGCTGCGCGATATTGCCGCCGTTTGCATAAGAAAGAAAGAGAATGAAGCCGTGAGGACGGGATCGACTCTTTCAGATTCCACGCCTAAATCCAGGGAACAGTATTTGTATGACGCATATGAGCTTATCGATCATATGATAAACGAATCGTTCATGAACCTTGATCGCGATGAGAATGATAGGGAAGCGCTCGGCGAACTTATTCGAACCGTACACGGCTTAAAGCGAGTCGTCGAAGGTTTTTGCTCGGCGCTTTCCACGGAAAACCTCCATGCTGCGGCATTCAATGAGGTCTACCATCTTTTGGAACGGTTTGACATCCTGTTGAATCTGCTTACGGACAGAAAGCAAGCGTTCACCAAAGACAGATTAACCCTGGCCTATGAGATCACAGACTATTTGAAGTCTTCCATGGAGTCGGCGGCGCTTGAGAACGGCGCTTCAACTCTTCATGCGGATATGTTGGAGAAGATAAATGACGAAATATCCTTCCTGACTGCTCTTCCTCAGAGCGAAAGCGAAAGCGGGATGCCGTATGTTCCTCCCAATAACGAGCCTCCCGAGTCTGCGTCAAAATCATCAATGCCGCAGAGTATTCGGGTCAATCAGGACAAGCTTGACAAGATGATGAATATGATATCTGAATTGCTGATTGCAAAGAATGCGTTTATCCATTTGTCCGCAAAATTGAATGCGGAGTACGATCTGCCTGAGTTATCCAAGGATATGAAGGAAGTAGGTTTTGCAGTCAATCGAATATCGGACGAATTGCAAAATACGATTATGTCCATCCGTATGATCGAAGTGAAGACGATATTCCAAAAAATGCCGCGCATTATACGGGATGTCGCGCAGTTGACGGGAAAGAAAATGGAGCTTGTCATGGTCGGGGAAAACACGGAGATCGACAAGACGATTCTTGAGCAGATCAGCGACCCGATCGTGCATTTAATCCGAAATGCAGCGGATCATGGCATCGAGTCTGCGGAAGAGAGGCTCGGAAAAGGAAAAAGCGAAACGGGAAAAATTACGCTCAGGGCGTATAACAGGGACAAGCATGTGTATATCGAAATTGAAGACGACGGCAAGGGAATTGACGCAGCGGTCTTAAAGAGAAAAGCGCTAGAGAGAGGCTTCATCAGCGCCGAGAATGCGGATAAAATGTCCCCACACCAACTGATGCATCTGATCTTCCTGCCGGGCTTCAGCACAGCCGGTCAAATAACGGAAGTGTCCGGCCGGGGAGTCGGCATGGACATTGTAAAGAGCAATATTGAAAAAATAAACGGCAGTATAACGATACATAGCGAAGTTGGCAAGGGAACGAAGATGGTTATCCATTTGCCGCTTACGCTTGCCATATCCAGAGGGCTTATCGTCAGCGCCGCAGAAGAGACCTACATCTTCCCTATCGACCACATCTCCGAAACGGTGAAGATCAATCGAAATGATCTCCATGAGTTCGACGGGAAGTATTTTGCATCCCATAAAGGCGAAGTGATCGGCATCGAATGGCTCAGCAAGCTGTTCTTGCTTGAGACGGACATGCAAACAAACCATGAAGAGCTGAACGCCGTCGTCATCTCCAACGGCGCGGAAAAATTTGGCGTGATTGTAGACAAGCTCAAGAATGAACAAGAGTTTGTCATGAAAACGTTGAACGGCAATCTCGCTGGAATTCCGGGCATATCCGGTTCCACTCTGCTTGGAAACGGCCAGGTTGTATTGATCGTCAATCCGGTCGATCTGATTCAGCTTGCCAAAAAATAA
- a CDS encoding ParA family protein, which produces MSKKPVKYAVFNNKGGVGKSTLAVHIAHGLALEGYKVLLLDMDGQNDASLFLGFTSEDYKWTLYDVICGRQRVDLRECVIHARNNLDLLPSTQVDLINLEFYRESRIDLVLNEKLKPLEELGYQFVIIDCGPQRTKVNDAVLCYADGLIVPVQLQAASVRAIGNIYEYLADMRLDADLIKLVVPNMLDQRTNDSRENMEILKEFIANDDLLAAPVFRRTKIAEAGKLGKTVFEYDNESAQQFESVAKRVISIHGSGE; this is translated from the coding sequence ATGTCAAAAAAACCTGTGAAATACGCCGTGTTTAACAACAAGGGCGGAGTCGGGAAAAGCACATTGGCGGTGCATATCGCCCACGGTCTTGCCCTTGAAGGGTATAAGGTATTATTGCTGGATATGGACGGACAGAACGATGCGAGCCTTTTTCTGGGGTTTACTTCCGAGGATTATAAATGGACGCTGTACGACGTGATTTGCGGACGGCAACGAGTCGATCTTCGGGAGTGCGTGATCCATGCGAGGAATAATCTTGACCTGTTGCCCTCGACTCAGGTGGATTTGATTAATCTGGAATTTTACAGGGAATCCCGCATCGATCTGGTCTTGAATGAAAAATTGAAGCCTCTTGAAGAGCTGGGGTATCAGTTTGTCATTATCGATTGCGGACCCCAGCGCACCAAAGTGAACGACGCGGTGTTATGTTATGCGGACGGCCTGATCGTGCCGGTGCAATTGCAGGCCGCATCCGTTCGGGCAATTGGCAATATTTACGAGTACCTGGCTGACATGCGGCTCGATGCCGACTTGATCAAGCTGGTCGTGCCCAATATGCTGGATCAAAGAACGAACGATTCGAGAGAAAATATGGAGATATTGAAGGAATTTATTGCGAATGACGATTTGCTGGCTGCGCCCGTTTTTCGGAGAACAAAAATCGCGGAAGCCGGAAAATTGGGGAAAACCGTTTTTGAATATGACAACGAATCGGCGCAGCAATTTGAAAGCGTCGCGAAAAGGGTGATATCCATCCATGGCTCGGGGGAATAG
- a CDS encoding chemotaxis protein CheW, with amino-acid sequence MARGNRGNRDQSNLEKMKSEMRRKRQKAEPSFGQPADTGIKENAETHDVALENPMPPFGDTLLSMEGVSVAVAEERSPAAAVQTANKLELVVFKVGAEHFAFKLTHVREIVRVNELRTVPNAPEHVAGLCNLRGSILPVIDIRRRFHMPLKEYDDDSRIIVSDIDGKQAGIITDRISEVASVEASEVVEPPSHIRDHNEGYVTGIIVRNDRMIMVLDAEKIVSSSQLETAFENRKRANKDEELGNSAARADIVENLLFFHIANGFYALNLKHVKEILRYSGLTSVPNSHPYVEGVMSLRSSLLAVINPGKIFGVFDHRIHEDTRIVVIDAGTCSYGIVVDEVTEVVSVSRNQFFNPGRILNSNGLDCVNEFVKLGDDRGIAMALDPFKLISFADLSDIHLGTNEISRQTERPDDDLAKEQMNQNKIVAFKIGEEEYGVGIDCVREINNLGRIAAIPGAPDYMAGMTNLRGDIIPLMKLGTLLGMAEDNKRSLYKFLVVEHNQERIGIIVDSVSEVIGINNERLEEAPQALEAENQKKYIHQICKLNEGKRTVLLIDLPSILEFLQ; translated from the coding sequence ATGGCTCGGGGGAATAGGGGAAACAGGGATCAGTCCAATTTGGAAAAGATGAAAAGCGAAATGAGGAGGAAGCGGCAAAAGGCGGAACCGTCATTCGGGCAACCGGCCGATACGGGGATAAAGGAAAATGCCGAAACGCATGACGTTGCTCTTGAGAATCCCATGCCTCCGTTTGGCGACACGCTTCTGTCAATGGAGGGCGTATCTGTCGCCGTCGCAGAAGAACGCAGTCCTGCGGCTGCCGTGCAGACGGCAAACAAGCTTGAACTGGTCGTATTCAAGGTTGGAGCGGAGCATTTCGCCTTTAAACTGACCCATGTGCGGGAAATTGTCAGGGTTAACGAATTGCGAACGGTTCCCAACGCTCCTGAGCATGTTGCCGGGTTGTGCAACTTAAGGGGCAGTATCTTGCCGGTAATCGACATACGCAGGCGTTTTCACATGCCTTTGAAAGAGTACGACGATGACAGCAGAATTATTGTTTCAGATATAGATGGAAAACAGGCGGGCATCATTACAGACCGCATCTCAGAAGTGGCGAGCGTTGAAGCTTCCGAGGTTGTGGAACCGCCTTCCCATATTAGGGATCATAACGAGGGATACGTAACCGGAATCATTGTCAGAAACGATCGTATGATCATGGTTCTGGATGCGGAAAAGATTGTAAGCTCGTCTCAACTGGAGACTGCGTTCGAAAACAGGAAAAGAGCGAATAAAGATGAAGAACTGGGAAATTCAGCCGCGCGCGCGGATATCGTAGAAAATCTGTTGTTTTTCCATATAGCCAATGGGTTCTACGCGCTAAACCTGAAGCATGTAAAAGAGATCTTACGATATTCCGGGCTGACGAGCGTTCCGAACTCTCATCCCTATGTAGAGGGAGTAATGTCCCTGAGGAGCAGCTTGCTTGCCGTAATAAATCCGGGGAAAATCTTTGGCGTTTTCGACCATCGAATTCACGAGGATACACGGATTGTCGTCATTGACGCCGGGACTTGTTCTTACGGTATCGTCGTAGACGAGGTAACGGAAGTTGTCAGCGTATCGAGAAATCAGTTTTTCAATCCTGGCAGAATCTTGAACAGCAACGGCCTGGATTGTGTAAACGAATTTGTCAAGCTGGGCGATGATCGAGGAATTGCGATGGCGCTCGATCCTTTCAAGCTGATTTCCTTTGCTGATTTGAGCGACATTCATCTTGGGACAAACGAGATTTCCCGTCAAACTGAACGGCCGGATGACGATCTTGCCAAAGAGCAAATGAATCAGAATAAGATTGTGGCATTTAAAATTGGCGAAGAAGAGTATGGCGTAGGAATCGATTGCGTTCGCGAAATTAACAATCTCGGCCGAATTGCGGCTATTCCGGGAGCTCCTGATTACATGGCCGGAATGACAAATCTGAGGGGGGATATTATCCCGCTGATGAAGTTGGGGACGTTGTTGGGAATGGCCGAAGACAATAAACGTTCTCTTTATAAATTTCTGGTTGTCGAGCACAATCAAGAACGAATAGGCATAATAGTCGACTCCGTGTCGGAAGTCATCGGGATAAACAATGAGCGCCTTGAAGAAGCGCCGCAGGCTTTGGAAGCGGAGAATCAGAAGAAATATATTCATCAAATTTGCAAATTGAATGAAGGAAAGAGGACGGTTCTGCTTATCGATTTGCCGTCAATCCTGGAGTTTCTGCAGTAA
- a CDS encoding response regulator, whose amino-acid sequence MKKALVVDDMMFMRMTLKNTLEKNGFMVAGEADNGIAAVEKYKELQPDLVTLDITMPVMDGLAALREIKRLNKDANIIMVSALGQESMVMEAMQEGAKGFIVKPFKEDQIIRAVSKFV is encoded by the coding sequence ATGAAAAAGGCGCTTGTTGTTGACGATATGATGTTCATGAGAATGACATTGAAGAACACCCTTGAAAAGAACGGGTTTATGGTGGCAGGGGAAGCGGATAACGGGATCGCCGCTGTTGAAAAGTACAAGGAATTGCAGCCGGATCTCGTTACTCTGGATATTACGATGCCGGTCATGGACGGGCTTGCGGCGTTGCGGGAAATAAAGAGGCTGAACAAGGACGCCAATATTATCATGGTTTCCGCTTTGGGACAAGAGTCCATGGTTATGGAAGCCATGCAAGAGGGGGCTAAAGGATTCATTGTCAAGCCATTTAAAGAGGATCAAATTATTCGCGCTGTCAGCAAATTTGTATAG
- a CDS encoding protoglobin domain-containing protein, translating to MKIPAFMLSKGNEAAGQSDLSDVLQIDPGSELDNQIRMIGLTAKDLEFAKTLQPLVTPHIPELVAEFYKNLEREPQLLAIIEKHSSVERLKNTLGAHILDMFAGAIDSAYIEKRYRIAHVHVKVGLPKKWYMASFQAIVEGLADIFRKKLPSKEETVRAIAIATKLLNLEQQIVLESYDADAIRHISEAARSLAAVSEETSASVEELQGQSENVMKIAVRASGLSREADDKSVKGKERLQLQQETVRHATDQMTVILGELRELLEISSRIGELADIVKEIALQTNILALNAAIEAARAGQYGRGFSVVAGEVRKLAERTKESAANVSELILRTNQQIRVVSSSIETADDRIRNCAQGLYDAMNDFEEIAAAMVKSKDQNVLIEHEAAEIAKVIENIAQASDAVAVAAEQLSGMVQEMRTGKRSSD from the coding sequence ATGAAAATTCCCGCTTTTATGTTGTCAAAGGGGAATGAAGCAGCAGGTCAATCGGATTTATCAGACGTTTTGCAAATCGATCCGGGTTCGGAATTGGACAACCAGATCCGGATGATCGGATTGACGGCCAAGGATTTGGAGTTTGCCAAGACGCTGCAGCCGCTCGTAACGCCGCATATCCCGGAGCTTGTCGCCGAATTTTACAAGAATCTGGAGCGCGAGCCCCAATTGCTGGCCATTATCGAAAAACATAGCAGCGTAGAGCGGTTAAAGAACACGCTTGGCGCTCACATTCTGGATATGTTCGCCGGAGCGATCGACAGCGCGTACATCGAAAAAAGATACAGGATCGCGCACGTTCATGTGAAGGTCGGTTTGCCGAAAAAATGGTATATGGCTTCCTTCCAGGCCATTGTGGAGGGCCTCGCGGACATTTTCCGAAAGAAGCTGCCAAGCAAGGAGGAAACGGTCCGGGCGATCGCCATCGCAACCAAGCTTCTTAACCTGGAGCAGCAGATTGTGCTCGAAAGCTACGACGCCGACGCGATCAGGCATATATCCGAAGCCGCACGAAGTCTCGCCGCCGTTTCGGAGGAGACGAGCGCTTCCGTCGAGGAGCTTCAGGGGCAGTCGGAGAATGTCATGAAGATTGCTGTCCGCGCTTCCGGCCTGTCCCGGGAGGCCGACGATAAATCGGTCAAAGGCAAGGAGCGGCTTCAGCTTCAACAGGAAACCGTCCGGCATGCGACGGATCAGATGACCGTCATTTTGGGCGAATTAAGAGAGCTGCTGGAAATATCCAGTCGGATCGGGGAACTTGCGGACATTGTCAAGGAAATCGCCCTGCAGACGAATATTCTGGCGCTGAATGCGGCGATTGAAGCGGCGCGCGCCGGCCAATACGGAAGAGGGTTTTCCGTGGTGGCCGGGGAGGTCCGGAAGCTGGCGGAGCGGACCAAAGAGTCGGCAGCCAATGTGTCCGAGTTAATCCTCCGGACGAATCAGCAAATTCGCGTCGTTTCGTCCTCCATCGAAACCGCTGACGACCGTATCAGGAACTGCGCCCAGGGATTGTACGACGCCATGAATGATTTCGAGGAAATCGCGGCCGCCATGGTCAAGAGCAAGGATCAGAACGTTCTGATCGAGCATGAAGCGGCGGAAATAGCGAAGGTGATTGAAAATATTGCGCAAGCGTCGGATGCGGTCGCCGTTGCGGCGGAGCAACTGAGCGGAATGGTCCAAGAAATGCGGACAGGGAAGCGCTCAAGCGATTGA
- a CDS encoding chemotaxis protein CheX has translation MQSLSVKAGELLECAMDSVKQVMPVPVAIGAPGECNKTLLESGLCVLIGFTGDLAGRLLIDGDVRTFGKLGETMFGMTLEGEMLFSFAGEVANMLAGGMSVIMASKGGKMDITPPTVMEGEMKLFGFHRGAIIPATLEGVGGMNLVLLFQEEKAV, from the coding sequence ATGCAATCATTAAGCGTGAAGGCAGGCGAGCTATTGGAATGCGCCATGGATTCGGTCAAACAAGTCATGCCTGTTCCTGTCGCGATCGGAGCGCCAGGCGAATGCAACAAGACTCTGTTGGAATCGGGCTTGTGCGTATTGATCGGTTTTACGGGAGATCTTGCGGGACGTTTGCTGATTGACGGAGACGTCAGGACGTTCGGCAAGCTGGGAGAAACCATGTTCGGCATGACGCTTGAAGGCGAGATGCTGTTCAGCTTTGCGGGCGAAGTCGCCAATATGCTGGCCGGCGGCATGAGCGTCATAATGGCGAGCAAGGGCGGAAAGATGGATATTACCCCTCCTACCGTGATGGAAGGGGAGATGAAGCTGTTCGGCTTTCATAGAGGCGCGATCATCCCTGCAACGTTGGAGGGCGTCGGCGGCATGAATCTTGTTTTATTATTTCAGGAAGAAAAGGCGGTTTAG
- a CDS encoding response regulator: MANILVVDDAAFMRMTLKDILEKGGHKVIGEAANGAEAVEQYRKLSPDLVTMDITMPIMEGIDAVKLIKREHPNAMIIMCSAMGQQAMVVQAIQAGARDFVVKPFQAERVLESVKKAMG, translated from the coding sequence ATGGCGAATATTCTGGTTGTGGACGATGCCGCATTTATGAGAATGACGCTGAAGGACATACTCGAGAAAGGAGGGCATAAAGTGATCGGCGAGGCCGCCAACGGCGCCGAAGCCGTCGAGCAATATCGCAAATTGTCGCCCGACCTTGTGACGATGGATATTACGATGCCGATAATGGAAGGCATCGACGCTGTCAAGCTGATCAAGCGGGAGCATCCGAACGCCATGATCATCATGTGTTCGGCGATGGGGCAGCAGGCCATGGTCGTACAAGCGATTCAGGCGGGCGCCAGGGATTTTGTCGTGAAACCGTTCCAGGCGGAAAGAGTGCTCGAATCGGTTAAGAAAGCGATGGGTTAG
- a CDS encoding helix-turn-helix domain-containing protein codes for MGRPMLVGQMNEKKPGNWKFPVMDGAMKDFSERYRLTQRESEIFALILTDGCTNREIAERCAIAEKTVKIHISNMMKKADIGSIRKLFSLFFMTMNSSLIHAGGLEREP; via the coding sequence ATGGGGAGACCGATGCTTGTCGGGCAGATGAATGAGAAGAAGCCAGGAAATTGGAAGTTTCCCGTGATGGACGGCGCGATGAAGGATTTTTCCGAGCGTTACCGGCTCACGCAGCGCGAGTCTGAAATCTTCGCCTTGATCCTGACCGATGGTTGCACGAATCGGGAAATTGCCGAGAGATGCGCGATCGCCGAGAAAACGGTCAAAATCCACATTTCCAACATGATGAAGAAAGCGGATATCGGATCGATACGGAAGCTGTTTTCATTGTTCTTCATGACGATGAACAGCAGCCTGATCCATGCCGGGGGATTGGAGAGAGAACCATGA
- a CDS encoding HD-GYP domain-containing protein gives MRFISISEYDEHTMQLAKPVYDAKRRILLAAGSTIHPKYRERLIDIGISHLIVEDAVSRGITMEELLDAPTWLDVIDCLQMAYVAAGTDRIFPAKDLLAAAGMLLKESSQRTVIVALPSSTVAAEMQAYAHSVNVAIMALQTGKRLGYNQLQLRDLVVGCLLHDIGKAKDNRSESHPESGFQIVRGIREISLLSAHVAYQHHETLDGNGHPRQMGGKEIHEYAQVCAVANRYDHLTTDERMQPHEAMETIMAQSGIKYAENVVSAFVRSVPAYPPGARVRLLDGNEAIVTRIVHHLQRPCIRIMETGEELSLADHPSIMIQSK, from the coding sequence ATGAGATTCATATCGATATCGGAATACGATGAGCATACGATGCAACTGGCCAAGCCGGTGTACGATGCGAAACGCCGGATCCTGCTTGCGGCCGGGAGTACGATTCATCCCAAATATCGGGAGCGTCTGATCGATATCGGCATCTCGCACCTGATCGTGGAGGACGCCGTGTCCCGGGGCATTACGATGGAGGAATTGCTGGATGCGCCGACGTGGCTTGATGTCATAGACTGTCTGCAAATGGCTTATGTAGCGGCCGGGACGGACAGGATCTTCCCTGCGAAGGATTTGTTGGCCGCAGCGGGCATGCTGCTGAAAGAATCTTCGCAACGGACGGTTATCGTCGCGCTTCCTTCTTCCACGGTCGCCGCCGAGATGCAGGCTTACGCGCACAGCGTCAATGTGGCTATCATGGCTCTGCAGACCGGAAAGCGACTCGGCTACAATCAATTGCAGCTCAGAGACCTGGTCGTCGGCTGCCTGCTTCACGATATCGGGAAAGCGAAGGACAACCGGTCGGAGTCGCATCCCGAGTCGGGATTCCAGATCGTCCGGGGCATCCGGGAAATCAGCCTGCTCTCCGCGCATGTCGCGTATCAGCATCATGAAACGTTGGATGGCAACGGGCATCCCCGCCAAATGGGCGGGAAAGAAATTCATGAATACGCGCAAGTGTGCGCGGTCGCCAACAGATACGATCATTTGACAACCGATGAACGAATGCAGCCGCACGAAGCCATGGAAACGATAATGGCGCAGAGCGGTATCAAATACGCGGAGAACGTGGTTTCCGCGTTTGTGAGGTCGGTGCCCGCTTATCCGCCGGGCGCAAGGGTTCGGTTGCTTGACGGCAACGAAGCGATTGTTACCCGTATCGTCCATCATCTGCAAAGGCCCTGTATTCGCATAATGGAGACAGGCGAGGAACTGTCGTTGGCCGATCATCCGTCGATCATGATTCAATCGAAATGA
- a CDS encoding PAS domain-containing protein has translation MDRDLEIVKARDLLRETISRLDAVLWARDFETRRLLYMSEGAGKVFGVTREEAARMSSFAHIVHPEDAAAVAETIYSGNPEMVEFRIVHPISGEIRWIQTNIRPEADETGRIRVVHGISIDVTNRKLPEEFMKAQNEVLKLIALGKPLSEVLGKIAEQTNLNMPGRVCSILLVDTEQRMFMQGASPGFPDIYHKTMLSKSIDGLKSPEAMAVKGKKPVVLSDIGGEATDEMPTFAQVACAFGLKSAYVWPIFSVIGMLSPLLRSIPNSAGNRQEMKGKWSRPLPA, from the coding sequence ATGGATCGCGATTTGGAGATTGTCAAGGCTCGGGACTTGTTGCGCGAAACAATCAGCCGTCTGGATGCGGTCTTGTGGGCAAGAGATTTTGAGACGAGACGGCTGCTGTACATGTCGGAGGGGGCCGGGAAGGTATTCGGCGTAACCCGAGAAGAGGCTGCCCGAATGAGCAGCTTTGCCCACATCGTTCACCCGGAGGATGCGGCGGCGGTGGCGGAGACAATTTATAGCGGGAATCCGGAAATGGTCGAATTCCGGATCGTTCATCCGATATCCGGCGAAATACGGTGGATTCAGACGAATATAAGACCCGAGGCCGATGAGACCGGCCGGATAAGGGTCGTTCACGGCATTTCGATCGATGTCACGAACCGCAAGCTTCCGGAAGAGTTCATGAAAGCCCAGAACGAAGTTCTGAAGCTGATAGCCCTCGGCAAGCCATTGTCTGAGGTATTGGGAAAGATCGCGGAACAAACCAACCTGAACATGCCGGGACGGGTCTGTTCCATCCTGCTTGTCGATACGGAACAGCGCATGTTCATGCAAGGGGCTTCTCCCGGCTTTCCGGATATTTATCATAAGACAATGTTGAGCAAGTCAATCGATGGGTTGAAAAGCCCCGAGGCGATGGCTGTCAAAGGGAAGAAACCGGTTGTCCTTTCCGATATCGGCGGCGAGGCGACGGACGAGATGCCGACTTTTGCCCAGGTCGCCTGCGCGTTCGGCTTGAAGTCCGCTTATGTCTGGCCTATATTTTCGGTCATCGGGATGTTGTCGCCGCTTTTGCGCTCTATTCCCAATTCGGCGGGGAACCGACAGGAAATGAAAGGGAAATGGTCGAGACCTTTACCCGCCTGA
- a CDS encoding putative bifunctional diguanylate cyclase/phosphodiesterase, translating into MVETFTRLTSLAIERKEAERRIRKLAYYDSLTGLHNRSFFTEKLQRLLNNRDRTRRGAALLYIDLDHFKWVNDSLGHDAGDQLLIEVADRMRKYVSDGDLLSRIGGDEFALLLPNLTAESDAMMTAENLMQEMARPFLLRGHECRVGLSIGVSLFPEHGLTAAELMKHADTAMYQAKSGGRNKANVYQRAWNDAVYDRFVLQTQFHRSLAENQFLLHYQPKIELSGRKTIGAEALIRWKHPELGVVPPGEFISLAEESGYIVTLGEWALREACRQNKVWQNHGFPALRIAVNVSAQQFQQAAFVSKVEGILSETGLAPEFLDIEITESALMNHEERIITTLRRLKRMGVYVSVDDFGTGYSSLNYLKSFEVSALKIDQSFVRDLPTDSKDASITRMIISLAHSLGLEVIGEGVETERQHAFLLENGCEYAQGYLYSRPLTAAEMERQFLRGPNKLNR; encoded by the coding sequence ATGGTCGAGACCTTTACCCGCCTGACTTCGTTAGCCATTGAAAGGAAAGAAGCCGAGAGAAGAATCCGCAAGCTGGCTTATTACGATTCCTTGACCGGATTGCACAACCGGAGTTTTTTCACGGAGAAGCTTCAGCGATTGCTGAATAACAGGGATCGGACGAGAAGGGGGGCAGCGCTTCTATATATCGATCTTGACCATTTCAAGTGGGTGAACGATTCCCTCGGACACGACGCCGGGGATCAGTTGCTTATCGAAGTGGCTGACCGAATGAGGAAGTACGTTTCGGACGGAGATCTTCTCTCCCGGATCGGAGGGGACGAGTTCGCGCTTCTGCTTCCGAATCTAACGGCGGAGTCGGACGCGATGATGACAGCGGAGAATTTGATGCAGGAGATGGCGAGACCGTTCTTGCTGAGAGGCCACGAATGTCGAGTCGGTCTCAGTATCGGCGTCAGCTTGTTCCCGGAGCACGGATTAACCGCAGCCGAATTGATGAAACATGCCGACACGGCCATGTATCAAGCGAAGTCGGGAGGGAGAAACAAGGCAAACGTATATCAGCGCGCATGGAATGACGCGGTTTACGATCGATTTGTCCTGCAAACTCAATTTCATCGATCGCTGGCGGAGAACCAGTTTTTGCTTCATTATCAACCGAAAATTGAGCTGTCTGGCAGGAAAACGATCGGAGCGGAGGCGCTCATCCGTTGGAAGCACCCGGAGTTGGGAGTGGTTCCGCCGGGCGAATTCATCTCTCTTGCGGAAGAGTCCGGCTATATCGTAACTCTCGGCGAATGGGCGTTGCGGGAAGCGTGCAGACAAAATAAAGTTTGGCAAAATCACGGATTTCCCGCTTTGCGCATCGCCGTTAACGTATCGGCCCAGCAGTTTCAACAGGCCGCGTTCGTTTCCAAAGTGGAAGGAATCTTGTCGGAGACAGGACTCGCCCCCGAGTTTCTGGACATCGAAATCACTGAAAGCGCCTTGATGAATCACGAGGAACGAATCATTACGACCCTTAGGAGATTAAAAAGAATGGGCGTCTACGTGTCTGTCGATGATTTCGGAACCGGCTACTCGTCGCTGAATTACTTGAAAAGCTTTGAGGTCAGCGCGCTCAAGATCGACCAATCGTTCGTTCGCGATCTGCCGACCGACAGCAAAGACGCGTCGATCACCCGGATGATCATATCCCTGGCCCACAGCCTGGGGCTCGAAGTGATCGGCGAAGGCGTGGAAACGGAGCGCCAGCACGCTTTTCTGCTGGAAAACGGCTGCGAGTACGCCCAAGGCTATCTCTACAGCAGGCCTTTGACAGCAGCCGAAATGGAGCGGCAATTTCTCCGAGGTCCAAACAAATTGAATCGTTGA